In the Granulosicoccus antarcticus IMCC3135 genome, ACTGACTGTGCTGAACGGGGCCGCATGATCTCAAGTTCGGGGCTCGCTGTCGCCATCAGGAAGGCGATCAGCGTGCAGGCGGTTGGGCTGGCGGCAGTTTTGCTGTTGGGAATCGCCCTGTATCTTCTGGATATGGAGGTGACTGTTCCGGCCCGTCTGGCAGCAGTGCTCATATCACTGATGTTACTGACTGCCTCTCATCTGTGGCTGCCGGATCTGAAACTTCAGTCCGGTCATACACTGTGGGTTTTCATTCTGATTGCCTTGGTCTGTGCCATGGCGGGATCGTTACTGGTTATTGCATTATTGATTTTTGGCGTGGGCCCGCGAGAAAAATTGTTTGTCTCCTTGCTGGCATTGCAGTCGGTGCACCTGGTCCTATACGCTGTGAATTGGTTCTTCTTCGATGAACGCGAGATTATTTCGCACAAAAGTCCAACGGCCATGGAACTTGCGTCTATGGACCTGGGAACCGGGTCTTTGTCGCCAGCACGACAGGGTGAGTCTACGGGTTCGCCCTCGTAGAGCGAGAGTGAATCATGCCGTAGCAACTGGCGATCCCAGAACCGCTCTTGCCTGGCTGTCTACTTCCTTAAGCAGGGTTGGAAATCGATACTGGCCGTGCATTGAGCTCACTCGCTGTGCGGCCAATTGCACATCGTGGGTGCTGCTGATCCACAGTGATTTATTACTATTGCCTCGAGTCACGGGTAATGCCCCTGATTCTGTAAACGGATTTTTGGCAACACCAATTATCGGAATGGCTTCATCCAGGGCTGCAAAAACGTAGCGACCCAGCCCTGGCTTGTCGGATCCCAGATCTACAAACCCATCAATGATGATGGTATCAACCGAATGCCGCTGACATGCCCGCTTCAATACAGGCATCAGACAAGGCAATTCTCGTCGATAGAAAAAACCTGGCTCATATGGTTCAAGCTCAGTGTGGGTGTTCGTCAGGCATTGCTCAAATGAGGAAGACTGCCAATTGTCGAATAAAACGGCAGCGATACCCGCTCGGTCATTTGTATCATCGTACTGAACATCGATGGCTAGCAGCATCGTCTGATACTCCGCGTGTAACTGTATTTATCCATTTAATGGGTTCACTCAGAGTCGAAGGATACTTGCAAGCATCATCCATGGATACCATAAGCTAACCCTATAGGGAGGTGCCAAGGTCGTTTATTTTCAAAAGCAGAGTTCGCTGACACGATAAGGCGGTGCTTTCTCTGCAACGCCCGGCCACGGTGGATAGAAAGATCGCTCTACGCCTGTAGAGTGAGTGTCAGATGGCGAAGGGTTTTGTCTGCCCGACGAATCATTTGTATCGCGTATATCCTGCCCTTCCTGATTTACGACTCGAAAGCGAAATCGTGTAGGAGATAGTTCTCGTACCTTCTCGAAGGAATCATGGCTATTGCGTAACAAACTCTCAATATCGTTGATGTTCTGCCGGGTTGCCTGTTGACGATGGAAAGACTCTTTATAGCCGTCCGGATGATCGTTGATACGTTCAATTCGGTAGCCACCTTTATGTACGATTGTATGATGAAATGCGCACAGACAAGCGCCGTTCTCTACACTGGTAGTGCCGCCATCGGCCCAGTGATGAATGTGGTGAATCTGCAAATGCCGTGTTTGTGTACACCCTGGATATTGGCAATGTTGATCTCGGTTCTTGATGGCGCGAGCCATCGCCGCTGGCCAGAGACGAGACTTGCGACCGATATCGATGGGTTCGCCGTTTTTGAGCGTGACTGTGGAAACGCTGCAATCGCAAGCGAGTCGGCGGGCTGTGTCGGTGGCGATAGGGCCTGCATTTTGAACGGTTGGACGCTTGCCTGGAGTTGAGGCGTTGCTCGTGTTCAATTCTGATTCGTCCACCGAGACGATGACCTGATAGCGATCAGCGGTAGCCATTTCCCGGCCAGCATTCTGCAGGCTGTTCTCTGCCATGAGTACAGCTGCATCCGCCCGACGTTGTGACATGGAAGCATCGGTTTCTTCCAGCTGCGCCAGCGATTGCTCGATGCCATTTAGAAAAGCTTGGGCAACTTCAGGTGGCAGTGCAAGCTTTATGAGCGTGTTGCCATTACTCACGGTGTTCCAGCTGAATGATCGAGTCTCTATCTGTTGCAGACTCCGTGCGTTCTCTCCATCGCTGCTGTATTGATCCGCATCTTGTTGCCAACGGTATTCATTGCAGAGGCGCTCAACATCTGACACTGCGGCATCCAATGCTGTATGACATAGAAGGGCTTCATTGTCTTCATTCGCAACTCGCGAAAGTAGACGCACGATTGACCAGGTGAGCCTGCCGCCACTGAAAAGCGCTCTGGTGATGGGCAGGGCTTGGAGTTTGCGACCTACACGCAAGTATTCCCAGGCCAGAGCTGGACTGATACCCATTTCAAGGTTCATCCAGGCAACACAATGGCGAGAGCCAGATGACTTCCACCCACCCAGATTGTCAAAGCGCACAAGTAGTTCCAGTTGATCGGCCATGCCTGAGGACAGATCTTGTCCCAATTGTTTCAATCGAAGGGCAATGGCTGGCACTTCGTCAGGCATGGCTTTGCCGGCATGCTCGGTTTGCGGAGCAATGGTAGAGCCGTCCGTCAGCGACATGAAGAGGCGCAGGTTACGACCAAAGGATTCCCGAGCTTCGGCGTCGAATGAATCTGTGCCGAATGGAATGTGCGAATTATCTGTTTCTACTTCGATTTCATCTTGAACATGACTTGTAGTGTCTGCGTGTTCATGATGGCTCTGATTAATTGAATCGTCCATGGATTCATGTCCTCTTGAGAGGATTTCAATATAACATTTCGAGTAGTATAGGTCAAAAATAGATACTGTTAATATATATAGTCTAAGTGGACTTGTTCAGATATTAATCCCGTGAGCTTGCGGAGCGAGGTTCAATGGTTTTGCGAAAGCTGTCCGCAGTGTTCAATAGCATCTCACCGCTTCGGCTGCCCAGTATCCGTAAACTGCGATCAAAGACAGATAAGGAGAGTATATAGATCACTAACCATGTCATCAGTACGCAGATCATTGTGGCGGCAACCGGTCCGTAGTGTTCGAATACCAGACCGAGCAATGGGGTTGCCGGTAGCACGAAGAAGCCATGCAGCAAGTAGATGGCAAGGCTGCGTTTTCCAGCTTTGACAAACACGGTGCGCAGCAGGTCCGCTGATGTGAGCAGAGTCCATGTCATGATCGCAGCAATGCCAATCAATAGTGCACGGACGAATACCCCATGGCTGAATGAGACATCCAGAACAGCGAATCCGTTGCTGCCATACAGCCAGCTGGCACCTATGTTTGAATGCCATAATGCGGCAGCGAGCATCAGGCTCGCCGATAATAATATGATGGTGGTCGATCTTGAAATCATGGCAGCTTTATCGAAGGCTGTCTGACCAATGAGGTAGCCCCCCATGAACCAGGGCAGAAAGTACAGGGCGCGATCGAGCGTCGGCACAGACTCAACAATGGGTAGGGCTCCACTGCCCAATCCAATTGCCACGCTGATCAAAAGAGCCAGGCGTGGTGATGCAGGTGCGAGTGTCAGGGTAATGAGCCAGAAAACCATGGCTAGCAGGAACCAGAGCAACCAGAACGGATCCAGCCATGCGAATTGTTTATTGCTGTCCATGAAGGGCAGGTACAAAGAATACAGGCACTGAAATATCACCAACAAACTGACCAGCACCGCGATTCGTCGCTTCACATTGTCAGGCTTGCTCGTCATGCCGGCAAGAAAGATGAACGCAGGCATGTGGAAGGCGTAGATTGCTGTCAGCAAGTAGCGAATCAGGCCATCATCCCAATAGTTGGTAGCTTCCAGCAGGTGGCCTGAAACCACCAACGTGATAAGCATGCCTTTTGCGCTGTCGAGACGGCTGTCACGTGTGTCCATGAACCGAACCCTGTTTCATCGATACAAAATCAGGGTGAAAGCTATCAGCTGCGCTCGTTATCAAAAACAGGTTTGAAAAATTGTATGGAGCCTGAACTGCCTGGGAGCCTATTCCAGCGTTGGTAGGTTGCCGAATTGTCAGCCAGCTATGGCCTGCGTACTGAATATCTGGTAGGCCTCGGCTTATGGATAGTCATAATGAAATGGCCGATCTGCGTGATGCCGCTATATTTTTTCCACAGAAGCTGCTATCTCGAAAACCCTATGCACAGATGTTGCAATGGCAGTTTCTTCGCGCGCGCTCACTCTGATGGGGTCTTACGGGTATACGAGTGAAATGGGCAAATTGATGCGCGATGTCAAGATCATGCAGATTTACGAGGGAACCAATCAGATCGAGCGTATCGTGATTTTCCGCTGAAGGTGATGGAAGTCTTTTTTTAATCAGCCTCAAGATCATTATCTTCAGGACAATATCATCGAAACATAGCCACCTATCAGTGCCAGTACTGTCGTTAATGCATAACTGACTGGATAAGGTACGGCTGCTACAGAACTGCCTGACTCCTCCATGATGGCGTTCAGACCCGGAGTGCTGTTGCGAGCGCCGGTGGAGGCGCCAGCAGCAATGATGGAATTGAGGCCGAAGAATTTTATCCCTATCCAGAAGGCGATGAACGGTGGTATCAATGCGCCGGCAGTGCCGATCAGAGCTAGCCAGAGGATTGTATCGCCGCCCAGGGCTGTGATGACCTTGGGCCCAACGTTGGCAGACAAAACAGCAACAAAAGCATTCAGTCCGAAATCCTGTAGAAAGCTGCGGGCTCCTTCATGCACGGGACCGCCGAACTCTGGATTGCGGCTACGGAAATAGCTGACACCCACGCCTGCCATGATGACACCAGCCGATGTTCCAAGCGCAAATGGTATGCCCCTTCTCGAACCGCCCGGTGCGGACCCGCATGCCGGGTGGTGTGGGAGGGGCCCGACTTCGGTCGGCCCCTATCCTGATCAAGAGTGTGTTGCCGTTACTAACAGTCTTCCAGCTGAATGATCGAGCTTCGATCTGTTGCAGGCTCCGGCGCTCTCTCCGTCGATGCCGTTTTGATCCGCATCATGCTGCCAACGGTACTCATGGCATAGGCGCTCTAAATCAGAGACGGATGCATTCAATGTTGTGTGGCACAACAGGGCTTCACTGTTCTCATCGGCGACTCTCGATAGTAAGCGTACGATTGACCAGGTGAGTTTGCCGCCTCTGAATAAGGCTTGAGTGATCGGTAGGGTTTGAAGTTTGCGACCTACGCGCAAGTAATCCCATCCCAGTGCCAGGCTGATACCCATCTCAAGATTCATCCAGGCGACGCAATGGCGGGAGCCTGACGACTTCCATCTACCCAGGCTGTCAAAGCGTACAAGTAGCTCCAGTTGATCGGCCATGCCTGAGGACAGGTCTTGCCCCAGCTGTTTCAGTCGACGGGCAATAGCCGGTAGCTCGTCGGGAATGGTTTTGCCGGGGAGATCGGTCTCCGGCGCAATGGCAGAGCCATCCGTCAGGGACATGAAGAAGCGCAAGTAATGATGGCGTATCTCGTGCCGTTAAAATCGTGCCTTTACAGGAGGAGATATTATCTTTTCCTGCATCCCTGAAAGCTTTAGTCCCTTGGGCTTGCAGCCACCGGTTCAATTGTTCTGCGAAGGCTGTCAAGCGTGTTTAGAAGAAGTTTGCCGCCTCGACTGCCTAGTGTCCGCAGACTTCGATCGAAGACTGACAACGAAAGAAGGTAGACCAATAGCCAGGTTGCCATTATGCAGATCAGTGAGACTGCAACAGGTCCGTAACGCTCGAACGCCAGACCGAGCCATGGCGTTGTCGGTAGAACGAAGAAGCCATGCAACAAGTAGATAGCCAGGCTGCGTTTTCCAGCTTTGACAAACACAGTGCGTAACAGGTCTGCCGATGTGAGCAGAGTCAAGGTCATAACTGCAGCGATGGTGATCAATAGCGCGCGGACGAGTACTCCTTGGCTGAATGAGACATCCAGAACGGCGAAACCGTTGCTGCCATATAGCCAGCCCGCGCCTACGTTTGCGTACCACAAAGCTGCGGCGAGTATCAGGCTTGTCAATGACAATACCATGGTGACAGGTCGGGAAATCGTCGTAGCTTTATCGAATGCTGCCTGGCCGATGACGTAGCCTCCTATGAACCAAGGCAGGAAGTACAGGGCACGATCGAGCGTGGGCAGGTATTCAAGAACGGGTAGGGCACCGCTGCCCAGCCCAACTGCCACGCTGATCAGAAGAGCCAGGCGCGGCGATGCGGGTGCAAGTGTCATGGCGATGAGCCAGAAAACCATGGCCAGCAGGAACCAGAGTAGCCAGAACGGGTCCAGCCATGCAAACTGTTTGTTGCTCTCCATGAAGGGCAGATACAAAAAATACAGGCACTGAAATATCACCAGCAGGCTGACGAGTACGGCGATTCTTCGCTTCACATTGTCAGGCTTGCTTGTCATACCGGCCAGAAAGATGAACGCTGGCATGTGGAACGCGTAGATTGCCGTTAGCAGGTAGCGAATCAGGCCCTCGTTCCAGTAGTTGGTAGCCTCCAGCAAGTGGCCTAGTACCACCAGCGCAATCAGCATGCCTTTGGCGCTGTCTAGCCGACTGTCACGTGTGTTCATCAAGCGAACCCTGTTTTATCGATACGATTTTGAGGTGTAAGCTAGCAGTTGCACTCGTTAGCGATAACAGGTTTAAAAAATAGTAGGAATCTTATACTTCCTGGAAGCGTATTCCAGTGTCGTAGGGTTGCCGGATTGTCAGTATGTCACGGTCTACGAACGGAGTTTCCACCCGAGATTATGCTGTTGATCAGCGCAGCCACCGCCCTGTGCGTTTCGACACTGCATTCGGAATTGACATCGGATTCGACTACATTTTCATGCGCAGCCGCTGCATCCTCGAGGATGTCCATGATGGCGCTCTCCGGCAGCACTCGCGCGTCGTTGAGCGCAAGAAGCAGCGACTCGCAAATCGAAAGTGCGGCTATTCCCGAATGCGTGTTATGTTCGGACATTGTATGCGGGCCTTTCAGGTGGCGATGCTTGCACAGAGAGCCTGAGCAACGTTTGAGACAGACTGTCAAATAACGAGCGAGTTCGGGCTAATCGACATCAGTCACCGGCACGATTCGTTGAGCAACGCTCAGCGATACCCATGGGAATAGTGCACAACATCAAGAACATGCCATTGGCGCGAAAACTGGGTGCCTTTGTGGCCTTGTCAGAGATTGAGCATACCGTGCTTGAAGGCTTGCATAAGCGCCGTCGCACTTTTTGCGCGGGACGCGATCTGGTGCATCAGGGGCAATCTGGTCAGGCGGCCTATATCCTTGTTTCAGGTTGGGCCTGTTCTTATAAAATCCTGATGAATGGGCATCGACAAATTGTCGATTTCCAGATTCCAGGCGATTTTCTGGGATTGCGCAGCGTTCTGTTGAAGTTATCGGATCACAGCGTTGAGCCGATCTCTGACATCGAAGTGACAGAAGTCAACGTGTCTGATCTGCTAGAGGCCTTTGCAGAGACGCCTCGATTGGCCGCAGCGGTCCTTTGGGCTGTGTCTCGCGATGAGGCCATGGTGGTTGAGCATCTTGTCGACATTGGTCGCCGCAATGCGGCAGAACGTATGGCTCATTTCCTGTTGGAACTCGGTGCCAGGCTGTCTCTCGTCGGCTTGGGCAGTAAGGCAGGTTATGCCTGCCCACTGTCACAGTACTTGCTGGCTGATGCCCTTGGTTTGAGTTCTATCCACGTCAACCGGGTGCTGAGAAAGCTGCGCGAGACTGGCATGCTCACGTTCCGGGAAGGGTATGTCGCATTCGACAATTATGAACAGCTGATCGAATTTGCCGAGTTTGATCCGGTCTATCTGGATCAGGCTGGACCGCTGTTGCCCTGAAACGCTCAGTTTATTGCTGAATGGGCTCTTACTCCGCTTTCGTCTACGTGCGCTGGCGTACAGACGCAAATCAGTGAGTGATTTCTAATGGTTACTTCCAATCCGGCGTTTCGCACGGGAATTGAACCCACAGCAGCGTATGGTCAAAAAGGAACCCTATGCCTACCGATCATAAAACCCTCACGCCCGATCTGCTCGCTCGTATGGACGCCTACTGGCGCGCTGCGAACTATCTGGCGGTTGGGCAGATCTATCTGGGTGAGAACCCTCTACTGAGGCGGCCGCTTGCACTTGCAGATGTGAAGCCCATGTTGCTCGGACATTGGGGGACGACTCCGGGGCAGAACTTCATCTACGTGCACCTGAATCGGGTCATCAAGAAATACGATCTGAATATGATCTATGTCTCGGGTCCGGGACATGGAGGTCCGGCAGTGGTTGGCAACACCTATCTGGAAGGTACCTACAGCGAGGTCTATCCCGACATCAGTCGTGATGTGGAGGGTTTGCAAAAACTGTTTCGTCAGTTCTCGTTTCCCGGCGGAATTCCGAGCCACGCATCGCCCGAGTGTCCGGGGTCGATCCACGAGGGTGGGGAGTTGGGCTACTCGCTCAGCCATTCATTCGGCGCCGCGTTCGACAACCCCGATCTGATCGTCGCCTGTATTGTTGGTGATGGCGAAGCGGAGACCGGGCCGTTGGCCACGGCGTGGCATTCAAACAAGTTTCTCGACCCAATGACTGATGGTGCCGTGTTGCCGATACTGCACCTTAACGGCTACAAGATTGCCAATCCGACATTGTTGGCGCGCATCACGCGCGAGGAGTTGGATCAGTTGCTGCGTGGCTATGGGTGGACGCCATTGTTTGTTGAAGGCTCTGATCCGGCTTTGATGCACGAGGCTATGGCCACAGCTTTGGACGATTCGGTGGAGCAGATTTGCAAGATTCAGCAAGAGGCGCGCGCCAGCGGTCACGCGGTGCGACCACGTTGGCCGATGATTGTACTCGATTCACCCAAGGGTTGGACCGGACCCAAAGAGGTCGACGGCTTGCAGATAGAAGGTACCTTTCGCGCCCATCAGGTGCCGATCAAAGACCCAGCCACGCACCCGGGCCATCTTGCGCTGCTCGATGACTGGTTGCGCAGCTATCGTGCTGAGGAGCTGTTCGACGAGCAGGGCAGGTTGATTCCGGAGCTCGCCGAACTGGCACCCATCGGTACGCGGCGTATGGGAGCAAACCCGCATGCCAATGGCGGACAGTTGCTGCGCGATTTGCATTTGCCCGACTTTCGCGAGTACGCGTTCAAGGTGCCCGAACCCGGTGTTCCCGGCATTGGCGATACGATCGTACTCGGGATGTTTCTGCGCGACGTGATGAAGTGGAACGAGGGGCAACGCAATTTTAGGGTCTTCGGTCCTGATGAGACGCTATCCAACGGCCTGGGGGCTCTCTTCGAGTTCACACCCCGCCAGTGGGATGCCGCGACGGTCGAAGGTGATGAATTTCTTGAACCGACTGGACGAGTCATGGAAATGCTCAGCGAGCATCAGTGCGAGGGTTGGCTTGAAGGCTATTTGCTGACGGGGCGCCACGGTCTCTTCAATTGTTACGAAGCCTTCATCCACATTGTCGATTCGATGTTCAACCAGCACGCGAAGTGGCTCAAGGTGACATCAACGATCCCGTGGAGGCGCAATATCGCTTCTCTCAACTACCTGCTTGCCTCGCACGTGTGGCGCCAGGATCACAACGGTTTCACACATCAGGATCCGGGCTTTATTGATCATGTTGTCAACAAGAAGGCCGAGATCACGCGTGTCTACCTGCCGCCTGATTCGAACTGTCTACTCTCGGTGATGGATCATTGTCTACGCAGTCGTCACTATGTGAACGTGGTGGTGGCTGGAAAGCATCCGGCACCGCAGTGGTTGACGATGGACGCTGCTGTCAAGCACTGCATCAAGGGCATCGGTATCTGGGAGTGGGCCAGCAATGAGGGTGATGAAGCACCCGATGTTGTGATGGCTTGCTGCGGTGATGTACCAACGCTGGAAACACTGGCCGCGGTGTCGATTCTGCGTGAGCATCTGCCGACGCTGAAGATTCGCGTCGTAAACGTCGTCGATCTGATGCGGCTGCAGCCGCAAAGCGAGCACCCGCATGGCCTGATCGATGCCGATTTCGATGCGTTGTTCACGAAGGACAAACCGGTCATTTTTGCCTTCCATGGTTATCCGTGGTTAGTCCATCGACTGAGCTACCGCCGCTGTAACCACGGCAATATTCACGTGCGCGGCTACAAGGAAGAGGGCACGATTACAACGCCCTTTGACATGACGGTGTTGAACGATCTTGATCGTTTCCATCTTGCTATGGACGTCGTCGATCGTCTGCCACAGACCGGCGATCGGGGCCTGGCCTTGAAGCGAAAGCTCCAAGGCAAGTTGATGGAGCACAAAAAGCATATTCGCCTGCATGGCCAGGATATGCCGGAAATACGCAATTGGCGATGGGAGGCGGCTCCGGCATGAATGCGAAGATACTGCGCGCCACGGCGGCTGCTCTGATGGCCGATGACAAGGGCTTGTTGGCAATGGATGAGAGTAATCCAACCTGCAACAAGCGCTTCGCCGCTCTAGGCATTCCACAGACCGAAGAGGCGAGGCGTGCGTGGCGCGAACTCATCATCACGACGCCGGGACTGGCCGACAGCATCAGCGGCGCGATTCTCTACGATGAGACGATCCACCAGTTCTGTCAGGCTGAGGTCACCGCGCAGTTGCTGAACGAGGTCTTCGGACAACTATATGCTCAGGGCGTACTGCTGGAAGGTATGTTGCTCAAGCCGAATATGGTGCTCTCCGAGCTGGCCTGTTCCCACCAGAACAGTGTGGACAGGGTGGCCGATGCTACCGTGATTGCTCTATTGCGCGCCGTGCCCGCGGCCGTACCAGGCATCGCGTTCCTCTCGGGTGGTCAGAGAGTCGAGCTGGCGTTCTGCCGGTTGAGCGCGATGAACCGGTGCTTCGAGGCGCGCCTACCCTGGCCGCTGAGGGCCTCTGGGTCAGGGGTTGGATAATGCTGTTGGCATGGCGATCGCCGAGGCGCACCTGGCGGCACGCTATAACTGCGACGGTCATATGCCCATCGATCACCGCACTTGGGCCCTCGTCAGTGACGGTGATCTGATGGAAGGCGTGGCTGCCGAGGCTGCCTCACTGGCCGGTCATCTGCAGCTCAGCAAGCTCGTTTGCCTGTACGACGACAATCGTGTCACGCTGTCGGCAGGCACCGACATCACGTTCAGCGAAGATCGTGCTCTGCGCTTCAAGGCCTACGGCTGGCATACGTTGGTAGTCGACGACGGCAATGACCTGGATGCGGTGAATGCGGCGTTGGAGCTTGCACGTGCCGAGCAGTTGCGACCTTCGCTGATTCTCGTGCGCACGCACATCGGCTTCGGCTCGCCGCAACAGGACAGCTTCAAGTCTCACGGGGCGCCGCTGGGTGCGCAGGGTGTCAAGAGTACCAAGGAGGCGCTGGGCTGGCCGCTCGATCCACCGTTTCTGATCCCGGCGACGGCCCTCGTACATTTTCGACAGGCACTTGCACGCGGCGCGCAGGCGGAGGCCAATTGGGATACGCGTTGGAAATCCTACGCCCAGGCCTTCCCGGAGCTTGCTGCCGAGCTGCAAGGCCGACTGAACGGTGACCTGCCTGCGGACTGGGATGCTGATATCCCGGTCTTCGCCGCCGATCCCGAGGGCATGGCCACACGGGTCGCTGGTGGGCAGGTGTTGAACACAATCGCGAATCGACTGCCTGCGTTGTTCGGCGGTTCTGCCGACCTGGACCCGTCGACGCACACAGCGTTGCAGGGGCAGGGCACCTTCAACTCGCCGCTGCGCATTGGTGAAGACGCACAAGGCAGCGATGTGGGTGGCTGGAGTCGGGCTGGGCGCAACCTGCACTTCGGCGTGCGAGAGCATGCGATGGGCGCCATCGTAAACGGTCTGACGGTACACGGTGGTTATCTTGTGTTCGGATCGAGGTTTTTAATTTTTCCCGACTATATGCGCCCCGCCATACGTCTGGCTGCTCTCATGGGTTTGCATGTGGTGTATGTGTTCACGCACGACAGTATCGCGGTGGGTGAGGACGGCCCGACGCATCCCAGGCGGTCCAGACAATGCTGGCAGAAACGCAAAGTAACTGCCATCTGGCTTGCCAGGGTGTATATCAGATTGGGCGGCTTGTTGATGCCGGTGAACCGTTCGAGAATGAAGCCGACATGCTGAAGTCTTTTCTTGCACGTTGCGGGTCGAAAATGCTGATTGACTGCTGTCAGGTGGAGGGCGGTCTCGGCATCAGTGAATCCTTACCCAAGGGGGTTCAGGGATCCTTGCCGCTTGCTCGCATGTTCAGGGATATTGTCGGTACGACTT is a window encoding:
- a CDS encoding endonuclease V codes for the protein MLLAIDVQYDDTNDRAGIAAVLFDNWQSSSFEQCLTNTHTELEPYEPGFFYRRELPCLMPVLKRACQRHSVDTIIIDGFVDLGSDKPGLGRYVFAALDEAIPIIGVAKNPFTESGALPVTRGNSNKSLWISSTHDVQLAAQRVSSMHGQYRFPTLLKEVDSQARAVLGSPVATA
- a CDS encoding HNH endonuclease signature motif containing protein, producing the protein MDDSINQSHHEHADTTSHVQDEIEVETDNSHIPFGTDSFDAEARESFGRNLRLFMSLTDGSTIAPQTEHAGKAMPDEVPAIALRLKQLGQDLSSGMADQLELLVRFDNLGGWKSSGSRHCVAWMNLEMGISPALAWEYLRVGRKLQALPITRALFSGGRLTWSIVRLLSRVANEDNEALLCHTALDAAVSDVERLCNEYRWQQDADQYSSDGENARSLQQIETRSFSWNTVSNGNTLIKLALPPEVAQAFLNGIEQSLAQLEETDASMSQRRADAAVLMAENSLQNAGREMATADRYQVIVSVDESELNTSNASTPGKRPTVQNAGPIATDTARRLACDCSVSTVTLKNGEPIDIGRKSRLWPAAMARAIKNRDQHCQYPGCTQTRHLQIHHIHHWADGGTTSVENGACLCAFHHTIVHKGGYRIERINDHPDGYKESFHRQQATRQNINDIESLLRNSHDSFEKVRELSPTRFRFRVVNQEGQDIRDTNDSSGRQNPSPSDTHSTGVERSFYPPWPGVAEKAPPYRVSELCF
- a CDS encoding acyltransferase family protein, whose amino-acid sequence is MDTRDSRLDSAKGMLITLVVSGHLLEATNYWDDGLIRYLLTAIYAFHMPAFIFLAGMTSKPDNVKRRIAVLVSLLVIFQCLYSLYLPFMDSNKQFAWLDPFWLLWFLLAMVFWLITLTLAPASPRLALLISVAIGLGSGALPIVESVPTLDRALYFLPWFMGGYLIGQTAFDKAAMISRSTTIILLSASLMLAAALWHSNIGASWLYGSNGFAVLDVSFSHGVFVRALLIGIAAIMTWTLLTSADLLRTVFVKAGKRSLAIYLLHGFFVLPATPLLGLVFEHYGPVAATMICVLMTWLVIYILSLSVFDRSLRILGSRSGEMLLNTADSFRKTIEPRSASSRD
- a CDS encoding acyl-CoA dehydrogenase family protein, which gives rise to MAVSSRALTLMGSYGYTSEMGKLMRDVKIMQIYEGTNQIERIVIFR
- a CDS encoding acyltransferase family protein translates to MNTRDSRLDSAKGMLIALVVLGHLLEATNYWNEGLIRYLLTAIYAFHMPAFIFLAGMTSKPDNVKRRIAVLVSLLVIFQCLYFLYLPFMESNKQFAWLDPFWLLWFLLAMVFWLIAMTLAPASPRLALLISVAVGLGSGALPVLEYLPTLDRALYFLPWFIGGYVIGQAAFDKATTISRPVTMVLSLTSLILAAALWYANVGAGWLYGSNGFAVLDVSFSQGVLVRALLITIAAVMTLTLLTSADLLRTVFVKAGKRSLAIYLLHGFFVLPTTPWLGLAFERYGPVAVSLICIMATWLLVYLLSLSVFDRSLRTLGSRGGKLLLNTLDSLRRTIEPVAASPRD
- a CDS encoding Crp/Fnr family transcriptional regulator; protein product: MGIVHNIKNMPLARKLGAFVALSEIEHTVLEGLHKRRRTFCAGRDLVHQGQSGQAAYILVSGWACSYKILMNGHRQIVDFQIPGDFLGLRSVLLKLSDHSVEPISDIEVTEVNVSDLLEAFAETPRLAAAVLWAVSRDEAMVVEHLVDIGRRNAAERMAHFLLELGARLSLVGLGSKAGYACPLSQYLLADALGLSSIHVNRVLRKLRETGMLTFREGYVAFDNYEQLIEFAEFDPVYLDQAGPLLP
- a CDS encoding phosphoketolase; translated protein: MPTDHKTLTPDLLARMDAYWRAANYLAVGQIYLGENPLLRRPLALADVKPMLLGHWGTTPGQNFIYVHLNRVIKKYDLNMIYVSGPGHGGPAVVGNTYLEGTYSEVYPDISRDVEGLQKLFRQFSFPGGIPSHASPECPGSIHEGGELGYSLSHSFGAAFDNPDLIVACIVGDGEAETGPLATAWHSNKFLDPMTDGAVLPILHLNGYKIANPTLLARITREELDQLLRGYGWTPLFVEGSDPALMHEAMATALDDSVEQICKIQQEARASGHAVRPRWPMIVLDSPKGWTGPKEVDGLQIEGTFRAHQVPIKDPATHPGHLALLDDWLRSYRAEELFDEQGRLIPELAELAPIGTRRMGANPHANGGQLLRDLHLPDFREYAFKVPEPGVPGIGDTIVLGMFLRDVMKWNEGQRNFRVFGPDETLSNGLGALFEFTPRQWDAATVEGDEFLEPTGRVMEMLSEHQCEGWLEGYLLTGRHGLFNCYEAFIHIVDSMFNQHAKWLKVTSTIPWRRNIASLNYLLASHVWRQDHNGFTHQDPGFIDHVVNKKAEITRVYLPPDSNCLLSVMDHCLRSRHYVNVVVAGKHPAPQWLTMDAAVKHCIKGIGIWEWASNEGDEAPDVVMACCGDVPTLETLAAVSILREHLPTLKIRVVNVVDLMRLQPQSEHPHGLIDADFDALFTKDKPVIFAFHGYPWLVHRLSYRRCNHGNIHVRGYKEEGTITTPFDMTVLNDLDRFHLAMDVVDRLPQTGDRGLALKRKLQGKLMEHKKHIRLHGQDMPEIRNWRWEAAPA
- a CDS encoding class I fructose-bisphosphate aldolase; protein product: MNAKILRATAAALMADDKGLLAMDESNPTCNKRFAALGIPQTEEARRAWRELIITTPGLADSISGAILYDETIHQFCQAEVTAQLLNEVFGQLYAQGVLLEGMLLKPNMVLSELACSHQNSVDRVADATVIALLRAVPAAVPGIAFLSGGQRVELAFCRLSAMNRCFEARLPWPLRASGSGVG
- a CDS encoding acyl-CoA dehydrogenase family protein gives rise to the protein MLAETQSNCHLACQGVYQIGRLVDAGEPFENEADMLKSFLARCGSKMLIDCCQVEGGLGISESLPKGVQGSLPLARMFRDIVGTTLLDSPNDFPEEFIATNI